One window from the genome of Sandaracinaceae bacterium encodes:
- a CDS encoding acyltransferase family protein, which translates to MRKSVDRLELGFSKHGIDAYGIDKAELARFFTALEWAYRKYFDMEVHGTEHIPLSGRAMIIGNHSGGVALDALMVLASCFFELDPPRLAQGMAEKFINKVPGASQMASRLGQFTGLPEHADRLLRDERLLMVFPEGARGTAKLARDADSLVRFGTGFMRLALKTRTPIIPVAFVGGGDAIPTVMNLYKLGQLLGVPYIPITPYLVPFPKPVKLQLLYSEPLLFEGDGSEADDVIHSYVEQVRARIAWLIEQARALRAGTLRPEELELR; encoded by the coding sequence ATCCGCAAGAGCGTCGACCGCCTGGAGCTCGGCTTCAGCAAGCACGGCATCGACGCGTACGGCATCGACAAGGCCGAGCTCGCGCGCTTCTTCACGGCGCTCGAGTGGGCCTACCGCAAGTACTTCGACATGGAGGTCCACGGCACGGAGCACATCCCGCTGAGCGGCCGCGCCATGATCATCGGCAACCACTCGGGGGGCGTGGCCCTCGACGCGCTCATGGTGTTGGCGTCCTGCTTCTTCGAGCTGGACCCGCCGCGCCTCGCTCAGGGCATGGCCGAGAAGTTCATCAACAAGGTGCCGGGCGCGTCCCAGATGGCCAGCCGCCTCGGCCAGTTCACGGGCCTGCCCGAGCACGCCGACCGCCTGCTGCGCGACGAGCGCCTGCTCATGGTCTTCCCCGAGGGTGCGCGCGGCACCGCCAAGCTGGCGCGGGACGCCGACAGCCTGGTGCGCTTCGGCACGGGCTTCATGCGCCTGGCCCTCAAGACCCGCACGCCCATCATCCCGGTGGCCTTCGTGGGCGGCGGCGACGCCATCCCCACCGTGATGAACCTCTACAAGCTGGGGCAGCTGCTGGGCGTCCCCTACATCCCGATCACGCCGTACTTGGTGCCGTTCCCGAAGCCCGTGAAGCTGCAGCTGCTCTACAGCGAGCCGCTGCTCTTCGAGGGCGACGGGAGCGAGGCCGATGACGTGATCCACAGCTACGTGGAACAAGTTCGTGCGCGCATCGCCTGGCTCATCGAGCAGGCCCGCGCCTTGCGAGCGGGCACGCTGCGGCCCGAGGAGTTGGAGCTTCGATGA
- a CDS encoding DUF2723 domain-containing protein, with product MRAPLPRWVATFAAGTVPLAVFVGTSSGVAHWLDTGEFVAVASDLGISHPPGHPLAGLTLSFARILPLGPLAFRVALVCALAAATAAALMQRAGRHVLDALGLRETTSDVLALGATLFTVLTYSWWFQGVRPEVYALEAALSALILERAVYIESRFPLRDTHAVRVAAVAFGLALTTHHFLALLLLPALAPTMARVVLARGARPLAQAAALVAAGLMLYLYLPIRAARDPLLTLGDPTSPGRFYWVVSAAAFQGNQGDGVPLPLGERFADVIMQLLLDLHPLGLCAAVLGLYVLTRFTKTRRLGVLLGLVTLVFVAGRAWLGFVRDNPDALGYLLPAFMALGLLGAAGVGVVVGLIEQRWPRAALALVALLACGSLVQIPLHHEQASLARFDVADRFDDALVRNLPTGAVVLLYSPQTVFRVMGTLGEERLRPDVTFVPMPLMHYPNLPARMLSEAPELRQLFAGLELTGDLREPDLQSLAAERPLFIELDARVPLSLYETLAPEGLYVRVLAGGATDTDIQEGRAGQQALWTELLAEAGPNLDPETRAQVLYRRFHDAMFLAAVGDREGARAAIDVVLRLAPSEALALALSAALAVPDETGPVDRALIEALFGQLDRDPSAPAPTR from the coding sequence ATGCGCGCTCCCCTCCCCCGTTGGGTGGCCACCTTTGCGGCTGGCACCGTGCCCCTCGCGGTGTTCGTGGGCACCAGCTCGGGCGTGGCGCACTGGCTCGACACGGGGGAGTTCGTGGCGGTCGCGTCCGACCTGGGCATCTCGCACCCCCCGGGGCACCCGCTGGCCGGGCTGACGCTCAGCTTCGCGCGCATCCTGCCCCTCGGGCCGCTCGCGTTTCGGGTGGCCCTGGTGTGTGCCCTCGCGGCAGCCACGGCGGCGGCGCTCATGCAGCGCGCGGGGCGGCACGTGCTGGATGCGCTCGGCCTGCGCGAGACCACCTCGGACGTGCTCGCGCTGGGCGCCACCCTCTTCACGGTCCTCACGTACTCGTGGTGGTTCCAGGGCGTGCGTCCCGAGGTCTATGCGCTCGAGGCCGCGCTCTCGGCCCTGATCCTCGAGCGCGCCGTGTACATCGAGTCGCGCTTCCCGTTGCGCGACACGCACGCCGTGCGCGTGGCCGCAGTGGCGTTCGGGTTGGCCCTCACCACGCATCACTTCTTGGCGCTGCTGCTGCTGCCTGCGCTGGCCCCCACCATGGCGCGGGTGGTCCTGGCGCGTGGCGCGCGCCCGCTGGCCCAGGCTGCCGCGCTGGTGGCCGCGGGGCTCATGCTCTACCTCTACCTGCCCATCCGCGCCGCGCGGGATCCCCTGCTCACGTTGGGCGACCCCACGTCTCCGGGGCGCTTCTACTGGGTGGTGTCGGCCGCCGCCTTCCAAGGCAACCAGGGTGACGGGGTGCCCCTTCCGCTCGGCGAGCGCTTCGCCGACGTGATCATGCAGCTGCTGCTGGACCTGCACCCCTTGGGGCTCTGTGCGGCGGTACTGGGGCTCTACGTGCTCACGCGCTTCACCAAGACGCGCCGGCTGGGCGTGCTGCTGGGGCTGGTCACGCTGGTGTTCGTGGCGGGACGCGCCTGGCTCGGCTTCGTGCGGGACAACCCCGACGCGCTCGGCTACCTGCTGCCCGCGTTCATGGCGCTCGGGCTGCTGGGCGCGGCCGGGGTGGGAGTCGTCGTCGGGCTGATCGAGCAGCGCTGGCCCCGCGCGGCGCTGGCGCTGGTGGCTCTGCTCGCGTGTGGATCGTTGGTACAGATACCGCTCCACCACGAGCAGGCCTCATTGGCGCGCTTCGACGTGGCCGACCGGTTCGACGACGCGCTGGTGCGCAACCTGCCCACGGGCGCAGTGGTGTTGCTCTACTCGCCGCAGACGGTGTTCCGCGTGATGGGCACGCTCGGCGAAGAGCGGCTGCGCCCCGACGTGACGTTCGTTCCGATGCCGCTGATGCACTACCCCAACCTGCCGGCGCGCATGCTGTCCGAAGCGCCCGAGCTGCGGCAGCTCTTTGCAGGGCTCGAGCTGACCGGGGACCTGCGCGAGCCGGACCTGCAGTCTCTCGCGGCGGAGCGTCCGCTCTTCATCGAGCTGGACGCGCGCGTGCCGCTCTCGCTCTACGAGACACTGGCCCCCGAGGGGCTCTACGTGCGGGTGCTGGCTGGCGGCGCCACCGACACCGACATCCAAGAGGGCCGCGCGGGACAGCAAGCGCTCTGGACGGAGCTGCTGGCGGAGGCGGGGCCCAACCTGGACCCCGAGACGCGCGCGCAGGTGCTGTACCGCCGCTTCCACGACGCGATGTTCCTGGCGGCGGTGGGCGACCGTGAGGGCGCACGCGCGGCCATCGACGTGGTGCTGCGCTTGGCGCCCAGCGAGGCGCTGGCGCTGGCCCTGTCCGCGGCGCTGGCCGTCCCTGACGAGACCGGCCCGGTCGACCGCGCCCTGATCGAGGCGCTCTTCGGGCAGCTGGACCGCGACCCGTCTGCGCCAGCCCCTACTCGTTGA
- a CDS encoding AgmX/PglI C-terminal domain-containing protein: protein MTASTALALLALATPRTSHAQTAAEIAATAQRLTQEVPCVRAQHERLGSTLRLLEEAERQARSSTSGEAARRDAVHSAEALELRLGVIVGELRACLGQAAPHAGSTHAAGTHTDTTHVAGTTTGTTGTTGATGSTATTTPRVVVQHEGETTPHPAETANPATEVLESGRRLSRELFLVQAERVDGLGRANNEDVRQAVDRIAPQIAACYETLTAHSAHQRGRVFLTFTVTPEGRVRDIRLENFTIFDRTFQRCVGAAAGHLRVTQPATGGSARYSYHLRFGPAPDHGTPEVD, encoded by the coding sequence GTGACCGCTTCCACTGCCCTCGCGCTGCTGGCGCTCGCAACACCCCGCACGTCGCATGCGCAGACCGCAGCCGAGATCGCGGCCACGGCACAGCGGCTAACCCAAGAGGTGCCGTGCGTGCGAGCCCAGCACGAGCGCTTGGGGAGCACGCTGCGGCTGCTCGAGGAAGCAGAGCGCCAGGCCCGCTCCAGCACATCGGGAGAGGCCGCGCGTCGCGACGCGGTGCACAGCGCCGAGGCGCTGGAGCTGCGCCTCGGGGTGATCGTGGGTGAGCTGCGCGCTTGCCTGGGCCAGGCCGCTCCGCACGCGGGCAGCACCCACGCGGCGGGCACCCACACGGACACCACGCACGTTGCCGGCACCACCACGGGAACCACGGGAACCACCGGAGCCACGGGCAGCACCGCCACCACCACACCGCGGGTGGTCGTGCAGCACGAGGGCGAGACCACCCCGCACCCGGCCGAGACCGCGAACCCCGCCACGGAGGTGCTGGAGTCTGGCCGTCGGCTCAGCCGCGAGCTCTTCCTGGTGCAGGCCGAGCGTGTGGACGGCCTCGGCCGCGCCAACAACGAGGACGTGCGCCAGGCGGTCGACCGCATCGCGCCGCAGATCGCTGCGTGTTACGAGACGCTCACAGCCCACAGCGCGCACCAGCGCGGGCGTGTGTTCCTGACGTTCACGGTCACGCCCGAGGGGCGCGTGCGCGACATCCGGCTCGAGAACTTCACCATCTTCGACCGCACGTTCCAGCGTTGTGTGGGCGCGGCCGCAGGGCACCTGCGCGTGACGCAGCCCGCCACCGGGGGCTCCGCCCGTTACAGCTATCACTTGCGGTTCGGACCCGCGCCAGACCACGGCACGCCCGAGGTGGACTGA
- a CDS encoding DUF2452 domain-containing protein yields MDDQGARADKGSDERHRGREASSPYPVSRLAPAFHMEDLAARVESSNALVNAVTTRRLELIAEQMRSLRAQAEAVLRDAERDLRLNAARCPFRRKPGQTYHLYRDDQGELFFSMLSPEDWGTRAPAAFEGSFRLEADQSWTPAEETESRDARRFEVLPLLPR; encoded by the coding sequence ATGGACGACCAAGGCGCTCGGGCAGACAAGGGTTCCGACGAGCGGCATCGCGGACGCGAGGCGAGCTCGCCCTACCCCGTCAGCCGTCTGGCTCCCGCCTTCCACATGGAGGACCTCGCGGCACGCGTGGAGTCCTCGAACGCTCTGGTGAACGCGGTCACCACGCGGCGCCTCGAGCTGATCGCCGAGCAGATGCGCAGCCTCCGCGCCCAGGCCGAGGCGGTCCTGCGCGACGCCGAGCGCGACCTGCGCCTCAACGCGGCCCGCTGCCCGTTCCGCCGAAAGCCCGGGCAGACGTACCACCTCTACCGCGACGACCAGGGCGAGCTGTTCTTTTCCATGCTGTCCCCGGAGGACTGGGGCACGCGGGCCCCCGCCGCGTTCGAAGGCTCGTTTCGTCTCGAGGCGGACCAGTCGTGGACCCCGGCCGAGGAGACCGAGAGCCGCGACGCCCGACGGTTCGAAGTGTTGCCGTTGTTGCCGCGGTGA
- a CDS encoding septum formation initiator family protein, which translates to MSEDDEPLDAEVAPAPRAKRSQAPASETTLPGASQDVVVDLQRSLTWLLPFAMLVCAIVAVPLRILAEEGLPRYRALQAEQVDLDAQNERMRREVRDLQREVEALRSDPGAIERIARDELGMVRPGEVIFQFNE; encoded by the coding sequence ATGTCCGAGGACGACGAACCGCTCGACGCAGAAGTTGCGCCTGCTCCGCGTGCCAAGCGCAGCCAAGCGCCCGCGTCCGAGACCACCTTGCCCGGGGCGAGCCAAGACGTGGTGGTGGACCTTCAGCGCAGCCTCACCTGGCTGCTGCCGTTCGCGATGCTGGTGTGCGCCATCGTGGCGGTGCCGCTGCGCATCCTCGCGGAGGAGGGTCTGCCCCGCTACCGCGCGCTCCAAGCGGAGCAGGTGGACCTGGACGCCCAGAACGAGCGCATGCGTCGCGAGGTGCGCGACCTCCAGCGCGAGGTCGAGGCGCTGCGGTCGGACCCAGGGGCCATCGAGCGCATCGCGCGCGACGAGCTGGGGATGGTTCGCCCGGGCGAGGTCATCTTCCAGTTCAACGAGTAG
- a CDS encoding response regulator → MAKQNLLLVDADQRSLRVLEVSLRKAGYSVTTCADALTAIEMIGLSRPDMIISDTRLPDVDGFQLVERLRESEDSREIPFMFLSSDGSVESKVKGLELGVQDYLTKPIYIKEIITRVNLELQRRQRVGLERKSVETKTRFSGSLADMGLVDLLQTIDISRKSGVLHLTSPIGQRGAIYFDVGGLKHAELGKLRGEWALYRSLVWNEGNFELEFRPVRLEEETISMSTQGLLMEGMRRLDEWGRLLEQLPPLDAVFEIDEAELRDRLAEIPDEINDVLKYFDGVRSLMDVVDEVAKDDLETLAAISKLYFEGLIVDSGMRTSLLTPASAFSDTTSESGLDDSDHEMDEEAAAMAAAGVVPGESGDMLVSSGETPLEPEDFGQTLMPTSSLGPASLAGMRAADSEPPPARERPQRERSDTSPGIARGDIAQAQLDRNSAERAIGMLGDDEPTAQPASAATPAAPAGGPDTPAETDTDARPTAVDTAPVSPANPELPAAREDARPEPPAEAPAEASAEEPREVRASRTPAETLPGNVIRFPQKGGAALALAEPEAEREEPPPEAEDPLPVQDPAEEDTNTASKGNKPSASTGQSGAHARPSDPGVAAVVGVPVPEAADSPARASSPAPDTIPTRPQEGGHDASDFSDEFFVAESYESTRASQVVARPDRTADLAPEEADRPAPSASDVAWRYLGLLTAAAVIVFFVYHLATRDREGRFGDIGHPAHVVTPDIRPTLPTEASPAPEAPVADEAAADPQPEVAALPDTAAAVDAGVAAVPAEVPSVAEVAPAAAAPSAALEEALAAARAARSRDAQAAWEAVLAIQPASAEALEELAWLAINRRQNQQARDFARRAVAIDATLSRAWVTLGAALQELDDDAGARVAYQACVDHGAGRNVRDCRTMLRMLGTP, encoded by the coding sequence GTGGCCAAGCAAAACCTCCTCCTCGTCGATGCCGACCAACGCAGCCTGCGCGTGTTGGAGGTCAGCCTGCGCAAGGCCGGCTACAGCGTCACCACCTGCGCAGACGCGCTCACGGCCATCGAGATGATCGGGCTCAGTCGCCCTGATATGATCATCAGCGACACCCGCCTGCCCGACGTGGACGGGTTCCAGCTGGTGGAGCGGCTGCGCGAGAGCGAGGACTCCCGCGAGATCCCGTTCATGTTCCTCTCGAGCGACGGCTCGGTGGAGAGCAAAGTGAAGGGCCTCGAGCTGGGCGTGCAGGACTACCTGACCAAGCCCATCTACATCAAAGAGATCATCACCCGCGTGAACCTCGAGCTGCAGCGCCGTCAGCGCGTTGGGCTCGAGCGCAAGAGCGTGGAGACCAAGACCCGCTTCAGCGGTTCGCTGGCGGACATGGGCCTGGTGGACCTCCTCCAGACCATCGACATCAGCCGCAAGAGCGGCGTCCTGCACCTCACGTCGCCCATCGGGCAGCGTGGCGCCATCTACTTCGACGTGGGCGGGCTCAAGCACGCCGAGCTCGGCAAGCTGCGCGGCGAGTGGGCGCTGTATCGCTCCCTGGTCTGGAACGAAGGCAACTTCGAGCTGGAGTTCCGGCCGGTGCGGCTCGAAGAAGAGACCATCTCCATGAGCACGCAGGGGCTCTTGATGGAGGGCATGCGCCGGCTCGACGAGTGGGGGCGCTTGCTGGAACAGCTCCCCCCGCTGGACGCGGTGTTCGAGATCGACGAGGCCGAGCTGCGTGATCGCCTGGCGGAGATCCCGGACGAGATCAACGACGTCCTCAAGTACTTCGACGGCGTGCGCTCCCTGATGGACGTCGTGGACGAGGTGGCCAAGGACGACCTCGAGACGCTGGCCGCCATCTCCAAGCTCTATTTCGAGGGCTTGATCGTGGACAGCGGCATGCGCACCTCGCTGCTCACGCCGGCTTCGGCCTTCAGCGACACCACGTCGGAGTCCGGCCTGGACGACTCGGATCACGAGATGGACGAGGAGGCGGCCGCCATGGCTGCTGCAGGCGTGGTCCCGGGTGAGTCCGGCGACATGCTCGTCTCATCGGGTGAGACCCCGCTCGAGCCCGAGGACTTCGGCCAGACGCTGATGCCCACGTCCAGCCTCGGTCCCGCCTCGCTGGCCGGCATGCGTGCTGCCGACTCCGAGCCACCACCCGCGCGTGAGCGGCCTCAGCGCGAGCGCTCGGACACGTCTCCCGGCATCGCGAGGGGCGACATCGCGCAGGCTCAGCTGGACCGCAACTCCGCGGAGCGCGCGATCGGGATGCTGGGCGACGACGAGCCCACGGCTCAGCCAGCGTCAGCGGCCACCCCGGCTGCGCCCGCCGGCGGCCCCGACACCCCGGCCGAGACCGACACCGACGCGCGCCCCACGGCGGTGGACACGGCCCCGGTTTCCCCCGCGAACCCCGAGCTGCCCGCGGCCCGCGAGGACGCGCGGCCCGAGCCGCCTGCCGAAGCGCCCGCCGAGGCGTCCGCCGAGGAGCCCCGCGAAGTGCGAGCCTCGCGCACGCCCGCCGAGACCCTGCCCGGCAACGTCATCCGCTTTCCGCAGAAGGGTGGCGCCGCGCTGGCGCTGGCCGAGCCCGAGGCAGAGCGTGAGGAGCCCCCGCCGGAAGCCGAAGACCCACTGCCCGTGCAGGACCCGGCCGAGGAAGACACCAACACGGCCAGCAAGGGCAACAAGCCCAGCGCGTCCACCGGACAGAGCGGCGCCCATGCGCGGCCCAGCGATCCTGGCGTGGCCGCCGTGGTGGGGGTGCCCGTCCCCGAAGCCGCTGACTCCCCCGCGCGCGCGTCGTCGCCCGCACCCGACACCATCCCCACCCGTCCGCAGGAGGGTGGCCACGACGCTAGCGACTTCTCGGACGAGTTCTTCGTCGCCGAGAGCTACGAGTCCACGCGTGCCTCCCAAGTGGTCGCGCGCCCCGACCGCACCGCCGACTTGGCCCCCGAAGAGGCTGACCGGCCCGCCCCCTCGGCGTCCGATGTGGCGTGGCGCTACTTGGGGTTGCTCACGGCCGCGGCGGTCATCGTCTTCTTCGTCTATCACCTGGCCACGCGGGACCGTGAAGGGCGCTTCGGCGACATCGGGCACCCTGCACACGTGGTCACTCCGGACATCCGCCCCACGCTGCCCACCGAAGCCAGCCCCGCGCCCGAGGCTCCGGTCGCGGACGAGGCGGCCGCCGATCCACAGCCCGAGGTGGCCGCGCTCCCGGACACCGCCGCCGCGGTGGATGCCGGCGTGGCTGCGGTGCCCGCCGAAGTCCCGTCCGTGGCCGAAGTGGCCCCCGCCGCGGCCGCTCCCAGCGCGGCGCTCGAGGAGGCGTTGGCCGCCGCGAGGGCGGCGCGCAGCCGTGACGCCCAGGCGGCTTGGGAGGCGGTGCTCGCCATTCAGCCGGCCTCCGCCGAGGCTCTCGAGGAGCTCGCCTGGCTCGCCATCAATCGCCGCCAGAACCAACAGGCACGCGATTTTGCCCGGCGCGCGGTCGCCATCGACGCCACGCTGTCACGCGCGTGGGTCACGCTGGGCGCAGCGCTCCAAGAGCTGGACGACGACGCTGGGGCCCGCGTGGCCTACCAGGCGTGCGTGGACCACGGCGCAGGCCGCAACGTGCGCGACTGCCGCACCATGCTGCGCATGCTGGGCACCCCCTGA
- a CDS encoding SDR family oxidoreductase — MKVLITGISGKLGRLVGKRLDGLGHTVLGVDRRPWAGAPERVQMFQVDIRKRPAEDVFRTERPDAVIHMATVTHLTHKSPDRYRINLQGTRAIVENCHRYEVKQMLFVGRHTYYGAAADSPLYHTEDEPPMALNSFPELADLVAADLYAGSALWRYPEVNTCVLRLCYTLGGSKHGTLANFIRGPRVPTVLGFDPLFHFMHENDAADAIVAALDKNLRGVFNVSGPPPMLLSDVIRDAGRQNVPVPEVLMNLTLGRFGLPRLPTGAVDHLKFPIVIDSAAFKKATGFQHAYEESEALTAYRKSD, encoded by the coding sequence ATGAAAGTCTTGATCACGGGCATCAGCGGCAAGCTCGGGCGGCTGGTCGGCAAGCGCCTCGATGGCCTGGGTCACACGGTGCTCGGTGTGGACCGGCGCCCCTGGGCGGGTGCCCCGGAGCGCGTGCAGATGTTCCAGGTGGACATCCGCAAGCGCCCCGCCGAGGACGTGTTCCGCACCGAGCGTCCCGACGCCGTCATCCACATGGCCACGGTCACGCACCTCACGCACAAGAGCCCGGACCGCTACCGCATCAACCTGCAGGGCACGCGCGCCATCGTGGAGAACTGCCACCGCTACGAGGTGAAGCAGATGCTCTTCGTGGGGCGCCACACCTACTACGGCGCGGCGGCGGACTCACCGCTCTACCACACCGAGGACGAGCCCCCGATGGCGCTCAACAGCTTCCCGGAGCTGGCCGACCTGGTGGCCGCCGACCTCTACGCAGGCAGCGCGCTCTGGCGCTACCCCGAGGTCAACACGTGCGTCCTGCGGCTCTGCTACACGCTCGGCGGCAGCAAGCACGGCACGCTCGCCAACTTCATCCGCGGGCCGCGCGTGCCCACCGTGCTCGGGTTCGACCCGCTCTTCCACTTCATGCACGAGAACGACGCCGCAGACGCCATCGTGGCCGCGCTCGACAAGAACCTGCGGGGCGTCTTCAACGTCTCGGGCCCGCCGCCAATGCTGCTGAGCGACGTCATCCGCGACGCGGGTCGGCAGAACGTGCCGGTGCCCGAGGTGCTCATGAACCTGACGCTCGGGCGCTTCGGGCTCCCGCGTCTGCCCACGGGCGCGGTCGACCACCTCAAGTTCCCCATCGTCATCGACAGCGCAGCCTTCAAGAAGGCCACGGGCTTCCAGCACGCCTACGAAGAGTCCGAGGCGCTCACCGCGTATCGCAAGTCCGACTGA
- a CDS encoding glutathione peroxidase gives MASLHDFSTSSLSGEPVALADFAGKAVLVVNVASACGLTPHYAGLEALQQRYADQGFSVIGFPCNQFGGQEPGSPEAIATFCSTTYGVTFPLMAKTDVNGDARHPLFAWLCGEASGPEGKGDIRWNFTKFVVGRDGALVARFGPTTTPEDPALVAAIERALS, from the coding sequence ATGGCGTCCCTGCATGATTTCTCCACGTCCAGCCTCTCGGGCGAGCCCGTCGCGCTGGCCGACTTCGCCGGCAAGGCCGTGCTGGTCGTGAACGTCGCGTCTGCCTGTGGGCTGACGCCGCACTACGCCGGCCTCGAGGCGCTCCAGCAGCGCTACGCAGACCAGGGGTTCTCGGTCATCGGGTTCCCGTGCAACCAGTTCGGCGGGCAGGAGCCCGGCAGCCCCGAGGCCATCGCCACCTTCTGCTCCACCACCTACGGCGTCACCTTCCCGCTCATGGCCAAGACCGACGTCAACGGCGACGCGCGGCACCCGCTCTTCGCGTGGCTCTGCGGCGAAGCCTCCGGCCCCGAGGGCAAGGGCGACATTCGCTGGAACTTCACCAAGTTCGTGGTCGGTCGCGACGGGGCGCTGGTCGCGCGCTTCGGCCCCACCACCACCCCCGAAGACCCCGCGCTGGTGGCCGCCATCGAGCGCGCGCTGAGCTGA
- a CDS encoding translation initiation factor, with protein sequence MAKPPPKTAPSTNAAPFHSPFAALGGLRDALPAPAETPVSDVSEAPHPASAKPAALGKLVLQREKKGRGGKTVTRVRGLPASELDRWATDMKRALGCGASVEDGEVILLGDLVSRAADWLEARGASRVVRGN encoded by the coding sequence GTGGCCAAACCCCCGCCCAAGACCGCACCCAGCACCAACGCGGCGCCTTTCCACAGCCCGTTTGCCGCGCTCGGCGGGCTGCGGGATGCACTGCCTGCCCCGGCCGAGACGCCCGTGTCCGACGTGTCGGAGGCCCCGCATCCGGCCAGCGCCAAGCCTGCGGCACTGGGCAAGCTGGTGCTCCAGCGTGAGAAGAAGGGGCGCGGCGGGAAGACCGTCACGCGCGTGCGCGGCCTCCCCGCGAGCGAGCTCGACCGCTGGGCCACCGACATGAAGCGGGCGCTCGGCTGCGGCGCGAGCGTGGAGGACGGCGAGGTGATCCTGCTCGGCGACCTCGTCAGCCGCGCCGCGGACTGGCTCGAGGCCCGCGGCGCGTCACGGGTGGTGCGCGGCAACTGA
- a CDS encoding IPT/TIG domain-containing protein, which produces MLLGTAAALGTVACGEDTGELEILRVDPQAGAIQGQQRITIQGRNFRPDIGYTVYFGAQRATKVSLVDPQTLQVETPSVPEPITVDIVVRADDGPAFRIAEGFRYADMGGNVMEEVGAGPERQEGESNLAY; this is translated from the coding sequence TTGCTGCTCGGCACGGCCGCCGCGCTCGGGACCGTGGCCTGCGGTGAAGACACCGGCGAGCTCGAGATCCTGCGCGTGGACCCGCAAGCCGGCGCCATCCAGGGCCAGCAGCGGATCACCATCCAGGGGCGCAACTTCCGCCCGGACATCGGCTACACGGTCTACTTCGGAGCGCAGCGCGCCACCAAGGTGAGCTTGGTAGACCCGCAGACGCTGCAGGTGGAGACGCCGTCCGTGCCCGAGCCCATCACGGTGGACATCGTGGTGCGTGCCGATGACGGCCCGGCCTTCCGCATCGCCGAGGGCTTCCGCTACGCCGACATGGGCGGCAACGTCATGGAAGAGGTGGGTGCTGGCCCCGAGCGGCAAGAGGGCGAGAGCAACCTCGCGTACTGA
- a CDS encoding zinc-dependent peptidase, translated as MFDFFRRLLGEPAPQPIPDALWDDVFAGIVWFDDLTEGERARLREFAARFLATKKFVGAGGLQVTPAMALTIAMLASWPVLHLGFRELGGWTSVIVYPGGFRAQRRDECDETGVISEYTEDLVGEAWEKGPLIVSWSEIEEDLANPDDGTCVVLHEVAHKLDARSGEINGAPALPPAIPFEHWLAVLQQAFEALGDLVEADREDESLVDPYAATAPEEFFAVCSEYFFVRPDLLEEQFPDFARLLRLYYLPHSVSGSTRPSS; from the coding sequence ATGTTCGACTTCTTCCGTCGGCTGCTCGGCGAGCCAGCTCCTCAGCCCATCCCCGATGCGCTCTGGGACGACGTCTTCGCGGGCATCGTGTGGTTCGACGACCTCACCGAAGGGGAGCGCGCGCGGCTGCGCGAGTTCGCCGCGCGCTTCCTGGCCACCAAGAAGTTCGTGGGGGCCGGCGGGCTGCAGGTCACACCTGCCATGGCGCTCACCATCGCCATGCTGGCCTCGTGGCCCGTGCTGCACCTCGGCTTCCGAGAGCTGGGTGGCTGGACCAGCGTCATCGTCTACCCCGGGGGCTTCCGTGCCCAGCGGCGCGACGAGTGCGACGAGACGGGGGTGATCTCCGAGTACACCGAGGACCTGGTCGGCGAGGCGTGGGAGAAGGGGCCGCTGATCGTGTCGTGGTCGGAGATCGAAGAAGACCTGGCCAACCCGGACGACGGAACGTGCGTGGTGCTGCACGAGGTGGCCCACAAGCTGGACGCACGCAGCGGCGAGATCAACGGCGCGCCAGCCTTGCCGCCCGCCATCCCGTTCGAGCACTGGCTGGCCGTGCTGCAGCAGGCGTTCGAGGCCCTCGGCGACTTGGTGGAGGCGGACCGCGAGGACGAGAGTCTGGTGGACCCGTACGCGGCGACGGCCCCCGAGGAGTTCTTCGCGGTGTGCTCGGAGTACTTTTTCGTGCGCCCCGACCTGCTCGAGGAGCAGTTCCCGGACTTCGCGCGGCTGCTGCGCCTCTACTACCTGCCGCACTCCGTCAGCGGCAGTACTCGTCCGTCGTCGTGA